One window from the genome of Montipora foliosa isolate CH-2021 chromosome 5, ASM3666993v2, whole genome shotgun sequence encodes:
- the LOC138002651 gene encoding uncharacterized protein: MIQLQQQTFQSVASTIRQGFALPKPELSKFDGNPLEFWNFIRSFESNIEKNASDESEKLSFLLQYCTGAARNAIKSCVSMDPAFGYQTARALLQDRFGHPFKIAVAHLNQITHGPPVKPYDQKGLLAFADQLRDCQNALESIGYLDEINSADNLRRIVDRLPFHLKTKWLEIADSIQQTGQRPRIHHISQFVTTKARVANNPVFGGALTNDKEKGNPRNKSSNPGAKMTTYATQGGFRAPVSPSTQVEGVKVDRRLSYKFGINASLKRCLVCHGMHQLWNCEQFKNKSYSDRIRIVRDARLCENCFKIGHMAKGCMQRSGCYVQGCGKKHMTVLHPPVQPLPVGHGTQDSRRADQELGHSESSTSGVVTELSSQSHVIGAGVNGQNGTGHEVVDELGITGQPRSFILTTQESKNSERSGLEVKLIVGSINGDSSLEVPRAWTVDRLNISECSIPRDHDVTKWPHLNGIELPEIDGKEVRVLIGCNVPEAFWVLEERRGGRGEPVAIRSLLGWTLIGPNVKVNEESSFCVNFVRLNDESNSRDEALLLQVKNFWETDFADSISSSKVAMSVEDERALAIMESSVRRVSGRYQVALPWRRQPPYLPNNRVAVEQRLSLLKKRFHRDPQFFARYKAAVNDYIAKGYAKQVPVEELYPNGRPLWYLPHHAVFHPHKPDTLRVVFDCAARFKGTSLNDQLLHGPDLTNSLFGVLQRFRQEPVALVSDIEAMFHQVKVDPLDSDALRFLWWPNDDLSAQPIEYRMEVHLFGSTSSPSCANFFIRKTAQDNIGNFSHQVIDTVLKNFYVDDCLKSVQSSWDEEIKEEEAIRWKKWLSELPKLFQISLARCLKPADFGVADVTELHHFANASQIAYGAVSYARYVNEERNAVHCSFLVGKSRLAHVKPMTIPRLELSAAVVVVKLDRTLREELEIKIDRSVFWSDSTAVLQYIKNEDKRFHTFVANRLAVIHDGSKPSQWNFVESARNPADDASRGLTQEELLLQDRWFKGPEFLWKLEEPWPVPSSPLPSIPDQDPEIKSQGQTNRTTMVSEESNLNSMIQRYSSWYELKRGVAWLLRFREYIRRKCYPPNDALPQGELSLEELRFAELHIVKYVQRLSFPEIFSALQASNSKTQEKRALRTSGSSGSIYKLRPMLDKEGALRVGGRLVNAWLNYQSKHQLLLPYNHHLSRLLIMAHHQSVGHLGQEYVLTSSRKKYWIIKGRTLSVANK; the protein is encoded by the exons ATGATACAGCTCCAGCAGCAAACGTTTCAATCTGTGGCGTCAACGATTAGGCAAGGGTTTGCCTTACCTAAACCTGAACTCAGCAAGTTTGATGGAAATCCGCTTGAGTTTTGGAACTTTATTCGCTCCTTTGAGAGCAATATCGAGAAAAATGCGTCCGATGAGAGTGAGAAGTTGTCATTTCTTCTTCAGTACTGTACGGGAGCAGCTAGAAATGCTATCAAGAGCTGTGTTTCAATGGATCCTGCATTTGGATACCAGACTGCACGTGCCCTGCTGCAAGATCGTTTTGGGCATCCATTCAAGATTGCCGTAGCCCACTTAAACCAAATAACTCATGGTCCACCCGTGAAGCCTTATGACCAAAAGGGACTACTGGCCTTTGCGGATCAGCTGAGGGATTGCCAGAACGCATTAGAATCAATCGGGTACTTGGACGAGATTAACAGCGCCGATAATCTAAGAAGAATAGTTGACAGGCTCCCCTTTCACCTGAAAACGAAGTGGCTTGAGATCGCAGACAGTATCCAGCAAACCGGTCAGCGACCGAGAATTCATCACATTTCCCAGTTTGTCACTACTAAGGCGCGAGTGGCCAACAATCCAGTTTTTGGAGGTGCATTAACTAACGACAAAGAAAAGGGCAATCCAAGAAACAAATCTTCAAATCCCGGAGCAAAAATGACTACCTATGCGACCCAAGGGGGATTCAGAGCACCGGTCTCTCCCAGTACACAAGTTGAAGGTGTGAAAGTGGACCGAAGACTCTCTTATAAATTCGGGATTAACGCCTCGCTTAAAAGGTGTCTAGTTTGCCATGGTATGCACCAGCTGTGGAACTGCGAACAATTTAAGAACAAATCGTACAGCGATCGTATTAGGATCGTTCGCGATGCGAGGCTATGTGAGAACTGTTTCAAAATAGGCCATATGGCCAAGGGATGCATGCAGAGAAGTGGTTGTTACGTCCAGGGTTGTGGAAAGAAGCATATGACCGTTCTCCATCCACCAGTTCAGCCTCTTCCAGTTGGTCACGGGACACAAGATAGTCGCCGTGCCGATCAGGAGCTCGGCCATAGTGAAAGTTCCACCTCGGGTGTTGTAACAGAATTGTCCAGCCAGAGTCATGTCATTGGGGCCGGCGTGAATGGTCAGAATGGTACTGGCCAT GAAGTGGTTGATGAATTGGGGATCACAGGGCAACCACGAAGTTTCATATTAACAACCCAAGAAAGCAAGAACAGCGAGAGATCTGGCCTAGAAGTTAAGCTAATCGTTGGCTCAATCAACGGAGATTCCAGCCTTGAAGTACCGAGGGCGTGGACCGTCGATCGCCTAAACATATCTGAGTGTAGTATTCCAAGAGATCATGATGTCACTAAATGGCCGCACCTTAACGGGATCGAACTCCCAGAGATCGACGGCAAGGAAGTGAGAGTGCTGATAGGGTGTAACGTCCCCGAAGCGTTTTGGGTGCTCGAAGAGAGGCGCGGCGGTAGAGGTGAACCGGTTGCCATCCGTTCCTTGTTAGGTTGGACCCTTATAGGACCAAATGTGAAGGTCAATGAAGAAAGCAGTTTCTGTGTGAACTTTGTGCGTTTGAATGATGAAAGCAACTCCAGAGACGAAGCCCTACTGCTGCAAGTTAAGAACTTCTGGGAAACTGATTTTGCTGATTCGATATCTAGTTCTAAAGTCGCCATGTCCGTTGAAGACGAAAGAGCATTGGCAATCATGGAATCTTCTGTCAGAAGGGTCTCCGGACGTTATCAAGTGGCCCTTCCATGGAGACGGCAACCTCCTTACCTTCCAAATAACCGAGTCGCAGTTGAGCAGCGATTGTCTTTGTTGAAAAAGAGATTTCATCGAGATCCACAGTTCTTCGCACGCTATAAAGCAGCTGTTAACGACTACATCGCAAAAGGTTATGCTAAGCAAGTGCCTGTGGAGGAACTTTACCCTAATGGCAGGCCCTTATGGTACCTACCACACCATGCAGTTTTCCATCCCCACAAGCCAGACACGTTAAGAGTAGTATTTGACTGTGCTGCACGGTTCAAGGGTACTTCTCTGAACGATCAGTTATTACACGGCCCTGATTTGACCAATAGTTTGTTCGGTGTTCTTCAAAGATTTCGTCAAGAACCAGTTGCCCTGGTTTCTGATATCGAAGCTATGTTCCATCAAGTGAAAGTTGACCCCCTAGATTCAGATGCCTTGAGATTTTTGTGGTGGCCAAACGATGATTTATCTGCACAGCCTATTGAATACCGGATGGAAGTCCACCTTTTTGGTAGTACCTCGTCACCGAGTTGTGCAAACTTCTTCATCAGGAAGACTGCTCAAGACAATATTGGAAATTTCTCCCATCAGGTGATCGATACAGTCCTGAAGAACTTTTACGTTGACGACTGTCTGAAATCTGTGCAATCCTCCTGGGATGAAGAGattaaagaagaagaagctaTACGCTGGAAAAAGTGGCTTTCAGAGTTACCAAAGTTGTTCCAGATTTCTTTGGCACGATGTTTGAAACCAGCTGACTTTGGTGTAGCAGACGTCACGGAGCTTCATCACTTTGCAAACGCGTCACAGATCGCGTATGGTGCAGTCTCGTATGCAAGATATGTCAATGAAGAAAGGAATGCAGTCCACTGCAGTTTCCTCGTTGGAAAGTCCCGTTTAGCTCACGTCAAGCCAATGACCATTCCCAGGTTGGAGCTATCAGCAGCGGTAGTTGTCGTGAAGCTGGACCGAACATTAAGAGAAGAACTGGAGATAAAGATTGACAGATCAGTGTTTTGGTCGGACTCTACAGCTGTTTTACAATACATCAAGAATGAGGACAAGCGGTTTCATACGTTTGTTGCAAATCGTCTGGCAGTGATCCACGATGGTTCAAAACCATCGCAGTGGAATTTCGTTGAGTCAGCAAGGAACCCTGCAGATGATGCCAGCAGAGGTTTGACTCAGGAAGAGTTGCTTCTTCAGGATCGATGGTTCAAGGGTCCCGAATTCCTTTGGAAACTAGAAGAGCCTTGGCCAGTTCCTTCAAGTCCTTTACCAAGTATACCTGACCAGGATCCAGAGATTAAGAGTCAAGGTCAAACCAATAGAACAACCATGGTTTCTGAGGAAAGTAATTTAAACTCAATGATCCAGCGTTACTCGTCTTGGTACGAGCTTAAGAGGGGCGTGGCCTGGTTGTTGCGTTTCAGAGAGTACATCCGAAGAAAGTGTTATCCGCCAAATGACGCACTGCCACAAGGCGAGCTTTCACTGGAGGAGTTAAGGTTCGCAGAACTTCACATCGTGAAATACGTCCAGAGATTGTCTTTCCCCGAAATATTTAGTGCACTTCAAGCTTCAAATTCCAAAACCCAAGAGAAACGTGCCCTGAGGACTTCTGGCTCGTCTGGTTCCATCTACAAACTACGTCCAATGCTTGATAAAGAAGGAGCGTTAAGGGTTGGTGGAAGACTTGTGAATGCCTGGTTGAATTATCAGTCAAAGCATCAGCTGCTACTGCCTTACAATCATCACCTTTCCAGATTGCTGATTATGGCACATCACCAATCCGTGGGACACCTAGGTCAAGAATACGTGCTGACAAGTTCACGAAAAAAGTACTGGATCATCAAGGGACGAACTCTCTCCGTGGCCAACAAATGA
- the LOC138002649 gene encoding adrenocorticotropic hormone receptor-like, whose protein sequence is MLSTEDDYNFKVLKYLDVQEVLSILKHMLIWFNQTEYFEYTEVTMADQFCRHHLDEIRHIAESHRTTLFSLYVLNIVFSLMATFGSTLAIQALRKTLLLPTNIRKLLLSLPFSDLAVGLFAHIMLAVVFKVSINYNLEVLCPVTLTFCYVILYLLVCASFLNVTAIAVDRLFAVSLHLRYQELVTPKRVTVALVAVWLTSCTSACVFVTTLTLNLPLVLSSVGFLLTTVAYFRVYEVARYHGNQIHNQTQQQNSQAVVLLRERKSALNVVYIYAVFVACYLPNFCCLVLLKAGNRPDSVLEVYHITIFVILLNSSLNPFIYCWRFPEVRGIMKRMLKKFFRVPGG, encoded by the coding sequence ATGCTGTCTACGGAAGATGATTATAATTTCAAGGTCCTTAAATACCTGGACGTGCAAGAGGTACTGAGTATTTTAAAACACATGTTAATTTGGTTCAACCAAACCGAGTACTTTGAATATACTGAAGTCACCATGGCCGACCAGTTCTGCAGACACCACTTGGATGAAATTCGACATATTGCTGAATCTCACAGAACAACACTGTTTTCGCTATATGtgttaaacattgttttttctCTCATGGCAACATTTGGAAGTACTCTGGCTATTCAAGCGTTGAGGAAAACTCTATTACTGCCAACTAATATTAGAAAACTGCTTCTGAGTCTTCCCTTCTCTGATCTTGCCGTGGGATTATTCGCTCACATAATGCTCGCAGTGGTCTTCAAAGTGTCAATAAACTACAACCTTGAAGTACTCTGTCCTGTGACTTTAACCTTTTGCTACGTTATTCTATATCTTCTAGTCTGCGCATCCTTCTTGAATGTTACCGCCATTGCTGTTGACAGACTTTTCGCTGTTTCTCTTCATCTGAGATATCAAGAGCTTGTGACTCCGAAACGAGTTACTGTAGCCTTAGTTGCAGTATGGCTGACAAGCTGTACCTCTGCTTGTGTTTTCGTCACCACGTTGACCCTGAATCTTCCACTTGTTCTTTCGTCAGTCGGATTTCTTTTGACAACAGTTGCATATTTTCGTGTTTACGAAGTGGCAAGATATCATGGGAATCAAATTCATAATCAAACTCAGCAGCAAAATTCGCAGGCAGTGGTGCTCCTTCGAGAACGGAAGTCTGCCTTGAATGTTGTTTATATTTACGCTGTATTTGTGGCGTGTTATCTTCCGAATTTTTGCTGTTTGGTTTTACTGAAAGCAGGAAACCGGCCTGACTCTGTCTTGGAAGTCTATCATATCACAATCTTTGTCATTCTCCTTAATTCTTCGTTAAATCCTTTTATTTACTGTTGGCGCTTTCCTGAGGTCCGTGGAATTATGAAGAGAATGTTGAAGAAATTTTTCCGTGTTCCCGGAGGATAA
- the LOC138002652 gene encoding uncharacterized protein has translation MADLPKERLTPGDPPFSYVGIDYFGPLFVKRGRSIVKHYGCLFSCLTLRATHIEVAESLETDSFISALRRFISRRGKPRVIISDNGTNLCGGERELREAVDSWNQQKINSFLHQRNIDWKFNPPGASHMGGVWERVIRSVRKVLRVLLREQLVSGEALRTLMAEVESILNGRPLTRNSDDPADMEPLTPNHLLLMQSNLNVPPGVFVKGDLYCLNRWKQVQYLADVFWKRWLSEYLPSLQERQKWLRPRRNFVVGDLVLIADERVHRGQWPLGRVVEVHPGSDGLTRSVKVATRTTVLSRPVTKLCFLEQEHLS, from the coding sequence ATGGCAGATTTACCCAAAGAAAGGTTAACTCCCGGAGACCCGCCATTTTCCTATGTTGGTATCGACTATTTTGGACCACTGTTCGTGAAACGAGGAAGAAGTATTGTGAAGCACTACGGATGTTTGTTCTCATGTCTTACCCTTCGAGCCACCCACATTGAAGTAGCCGAGTCTCTTGAGACAGATTCTTTTATTAGCGCATTGCGCAGATTCATCAGTCGAAGAGGAAAGCCAAGGGTTATTATAAGCGACAATGGTACTAACCTTTGCGGAGGGGAAAGAGAGCTAAGAGAAGCAGTGGATAGTTGGAATCAGCAGAAGATCAATTCATTCCTGCACCAAAGAAATATCGATTGGAAGTTTAACCCTCCTGGAGCCTCTCATATGGGAGGAGTGTGGGAGCGCGTTATTCGATCTGTGCGCAAAGTTCTGAGAGTATTGTTAAGAGAGCAGTTGGTTTCTGGAGAAGCGTTGCGAACATTGATGGCTGAAGTTGAAAGTATCCTGAATGGACGACCATTAACCCGCAACAGTGATGACCCGGCTGACATGGAACCCTTGAccccaaatcatttgcttctcATGCAGTCAAATTTGAATGTGCCACCTGGTGTATTCGTGAAGGGAGATCTCTATTGCCTAAATCGTTGGAAACAAGTGCAATATCTTGCTGACGTATTCTGGAAAAGATGGTTGTCGGAGTATTTGCCTTCCTTACAAGAACGCCAGAAGTGGTTAAGGCCGCGTCGAAATTTTGTAGTCGGAGACCTGGTGCTTATCGCAGATGAAAGAGTTCACCGTGGACAATGGCCGTTAGGTCGCGTCGTTGAAGTTCACCCGGGAAGTGATGGCCTTACAAGATCCGTGAAGGTTGCGACAAGAACGACGGTCCTATCAAGACCAGTCACGAAGTTATGCTTCCTAGAACAGGAACATTTATCTTAA